GCACCCCAGCCACAGCGAGAGGGCCATGCCTAGAAAGCTGACTGCCGAGGTGAGTTGGGCGAGTGCTGGCACCGTGCTGTCTATTCTACGACGGTTTCATTGTGGTTGTTTCTAGACAAATGTAACGAATCTGGGTACTTAGGTGACTGTCACGGGGCGGGTAAATCTTGAAAACCCGGCGCACAGGCCACCCCGTGACAGTCACCTTGACATCATGGTCTGCGCCACCTGCTCCCGATACCCGGCCGAGTTATAGGAGCAAAACGGAATCATCCGCCCGTCGGGGGTCAGGAATTCCAGGCAACACTTCATGGCGTTTTTGACGTTGAATGTCCACGGGTCCATGAAGTCGCGGACGTTGAGCATGAAAACATGGCGGGCCAGGTCGCGCGGGGCGTGCTGGCTGAGGGGAAGGTGCGAGTGGCAGGCGGCGCAACGGTCGGCGGAGCGAGTTGGGTGGTCGGGTGGTTGGGTGGTTTGCGCCAGAGGATTGAAGGTGATGTTGGCAATTTCGGCGGCGGCCCGGTCGGAGCCGACCTGGGCCGAACTGCTCCACAGGCGCTCCAGGGTGTGCAGGAGGTCGTCGTTGAGGCCGGGCATGGTGCGGTTCTTGAGGTAGTCGAGATACAGGTCAATGTCGAGAACACGGGTGATAGGGGTGACGGTGTCGCCGTCGAGCATGGCGTAAGTGACGAAGTTACAGGTGGGCATGCAACACGGCACCGGCACGAAGTCGCTCAACTTGAAGAGGCCGTTCGTCTGGGCTTCGATGCCTTTGATGATATCGGGGATCGTCATCCGGGTCATCGGGTCGCTGGGGATGTTGTGGCGTTGGGCCCGGAACGCGCCCTGGAAGTTAACGCCGAACACCGCCGGGTGGCGCAGGCCGAACTCGACGATGTTGCCGACTTCGTGTTCGTTCACCCCGCGCTCGACGGCCCCCACCAGCACCGCCCGCACATCGGCCTCGGCCAGGCGGTCGAGGGCGCGCAGTTTGTCTTCGATCAGGTCGGGCTTGCCGCGAATGATGCGGTTGGTCTCGGCCTCGAAGCCGTCGAACTGC
This Chloroflexota bacterium DNA region includes the following protein-coding sequences:
- a CDS encoding radical SAM protein; its protein translation is MTITTVRPQKVDRPEIFWEFTRSLCPECKKVIDAHILLRDNKVIMRKRCPEHGRFEALVFGDAELYTQVQRYNKPGTLPLNFATEVRDGCPHDCGLCPDHQQHACLALIEVNQACNLDCPLCFANSGTHFSHSGWELTFEQVNFMLDRFIEFEGNPEVVQFSGGEPSLHPRILDFIELAQQKGISYVMLNTNGIRIARDDKFLAGLQRLKPHVYLQFDGFEAETNRIIRGKPDLIEDKLRALDRLAEADVRAVLVGAVERGVNEHEVGNIVEFGLRHPAVFGVNFQGAFRAQRHNIPSDPMTRMTIPDIIKGIEAQTNGLFKLSDFVPVPCCMPTCNFVTYAMLDGDTVTPITRVLDIDLYLDYLKNRTMPGLNDDLLHTLERLWSSSAQVGSDRAAAEIANITFNPLAQTTQPPDHPTRSADRCAACHSHLPLSQHAPRDLARHVFMLNVRDFMDPWTFNVKNAMKCCLEFLTPDGRMIPFCSYNSAGYREQVAQTMMSR